A DNA window from Hevea brasiliensis isolate MT/VB/25A 57/8 chromosome 2, ASM3005281v1, whole genome shotgun sequence contains the following coding sequences:
- the LOC110651030 gene encoding uncharacterized protein LOC110651030 isoform X2, whose translation MSSKRCSHWLVSSLTRVNLLRLSKRLEQVVVAIRTKGGDEAVFQSLNHARELYRNRLQENTAIDQLAAVFAECAIAEVQPSEVEPLPLNVGGPSLDVHANSILADTGRMQIVLDAFSDGSNFICLQCGGLVSNHRRDEHYAYWCCQL comes from the exons ATGTCGTCAAAGAGATGCTCACATTGGCTCGTCAGCTCATTAACGAGGGTAAACCTTCTCAGGCTCTCCAAGCG ATTGGAACAGGTTGTTGTGGCAATACGTACCAAAGGTGGAGATGAGGCTGTGTTTCAGTCCCTGAATCATGCTCGTGAACTGTATAGAAACAGGCTGCAAGAGAACACCGCCATTGATCAACTTGCTGCTGTGTTTGCTGAGTGTGCAATTGCTGAAGTGCAGCCTTCTGAAGTTGAACCATTACCACTTAATGTAGGTGGCCCATCGTTAGATGTTCATGCAAACTCTATACTTGCGGACACTGGTAGGATGCAAATTGTGTTGGATGCGTTCTCAGATGGAAGCAACTTCATCTGTTTGCAGTGTGGAGGTCTTGTTAGTAACCATCGCAGAGACGAGCACTATGCCTACTGGTGTTGCCAACTCTGA
- the LOC110651030 gene encoding uncharacterized protein LOC110651030 isoform X1, producing MPDAMDGKDTQMTDTETLTLTSAAVPHQVANDVVKEMLTLARQLINEGKPSQALQAVVVAIRTKGGDEAVFQSLNHARELYRNRLQENTAIDQLAAVFAECAIAEVQPSEVEPLPLNVGGPSLDVHANSILADTGRMQIVLDAFSDGSNFICLQCGGLVSNHRRDEHYAYWCCQL from the exons ATGCCAGATGCCATGGACGGTAAGGACACCCAGATGACGGATACAGAGACTTTGACTTTGACTTCGGCGGCTGTACCTCACCAAGTCGCCAACGATGTCGTCAAAGAGATGCTCACATTGGCTCGTCAGCTCATTAACGAGGGTAAACCTTCTCAGGCTCTCCAAGCG GTTGTTGTGGCAATACGTACCAAAGGTGGAGATGAGGCTGTGTTTCAGTCCCTGAATCATGCTCGTGAACTGTATAGAAACAGGCTGCAAGAGAACACCGCCATTGATCAACTTGCTGCTGTGTTTGCTGAGTGTGCAATTGCTGAAGTGCAGCCTTCTGAAGTTGAACCATTACCACTTAATGTAGGTGGCCCATCGTTAGATGTTCATGCAAACTCTATACTTGCGGACACTGGTAGGATGCAAATTGTGTTGGATGCGTTCTCAGATGGAAGCAACTTCATCTGTTTGCAGTGTGGAGGTCTTGTTAGTAACCATCGCAGAGACGAGCACTATGCCTACTGGTGTTGCCAACTCTGA